One Streptomyces sp. V4I8 genomic window carries:
- a CDS encoding Bcr/CflA family efflux MFS transporter, with protein sequence MGPLAIDMYIPGFPAISRTLHTTSSAIQLTLTAFLAGVVVGQIVIGPVSDSLGRRGLLIGGCAGFALVALACAFAPGIGTLIAARFLLGFAGAAGMVLARAVITDRFHGPEVPRHFALLSQIMSVAPVAAPVIGGAILSVSSWRVVFGALCLAGILLLVAVLVKVPESLPPERRQRGGLGGTFDAMGHLTRNRPFMGCALVLGSASAALFSYISGSSFVFERIHGTSPAVYSLIFAVNAIGMLLAGALFSRLSLRVSVNTLLTAAVAVCLAGTLTQVLLTMALGDRFAASWICLCSSCCGGSACSCRPP encoded by the coding sequence GTGGGCCCGCTGGCCATCGACATGTACATACCCGGCTTCCCGGCGATAAGCCGCACGTTGCACACCACCAGCTCCGCAATTCAGCTGACGCTCACGGCTTTCCTGGCCGGCGTGGTCGTCGGCCAGATCGTCATCGGGCCCGTCAGCGACAGTCTCGGCCGGCGGGGGCTGCTGATCGGCGGCTGCGCCGGATTCGCCCTCGTAGCCCTGGCCTGCGCGTTCGCTCCCGGGATCGGCACGCTCATCGCCGCCCGATTCCTGCTGGGATTCGCCGGTGCCGCCGGCATGGTCCTCGCTCGTGCAGTGATCACCGATCGTTTCCACGGCCCTGAGGTGCCCCGCCACTTCGCTCTGCTCTCCCAGATCATGAGCGTGGCCCCCGTCGCCGCCCCCGTCATCGGAGGGGCGATCCTGTCCGTGTCCTCCTGGCGGGTCGTCTTCGGTGCCCTCTGCCTGGCCGGGATACTCCTGCTCGTCGCGGTGCTGGTGAAGGTGCCCGAGTCCCTTCCACCGGAACGTCGCCAAAGGGGCGGCCTCGGGGGGACGTTCGACGCGATGGGCCACCTGACGCGCAACCGGCCGTTCATGGGCTGCGCCCTGGTACTCGGCTCGGCCTCAGCCGCGCTGTTCTCCTACATCAGCGGCTCCAGCTTCGTCTTCGAGCGCATCCACGGCACCTCCCCGGCCGTGTACTCGCTCATCTTCGCCGTGAACGCGATCGGCATGCTGTTGGCCGGAGCCCTCTTCAGCAGACTGAGTCTCCGGGTGAGCGTGAACACCCTGCTGACCGCGGCGGTTGCCGTGTGTCTCGCGGGGACCCTCACCCAAGTCCTGCTCACTATGGCCCTGGGAGACCGCTTCGCCGCGAGCTGGATCTGCCTTTGTTCGTCGTGCTGTGGGGGATCGGCATGCTCCTGCCGGCCACCATGA
- a CDS encoding MFS transporter, translated as MTTTTSSRQAGATALSPHAAARAGGLHPVGVFILLAGAFLPIMDFFITNVALPSIDASLHASASSLELVIAGYGVAYATLLVLGGRLGDRFGRRRIFLGALVGFVLASLACGVAPGVGALIAARIVQGATAALLIPQVLATFHHVLEGERKSRAVALYGATSGIAAVVGQLVGGLLVSADVAGTSWRPIFLVNVPIGLVVLIVAARIVPDTRSHHPVGIDLPGTVLFAATLTALLVPLTEGHSLGWPWWTWLLLAVAVVLGAATYVVEKRTERRGEVPLLPPSLLRLPSMSRGLVMVFAFSIGFGAFMFVFALTVQNGLHADALHSGLAILPMALLFFAGSLVAPRLITRFGRAALSAGAVVQLAGLVSLVAILLANWPHVSLRSMAVPLALVGAGQSILFAGLFRSVLADVPTHLAGIGSGVLITLQQSGLALGVATLGTLYLALAPHNVAHAFAGVEYVQMGIVALLAVGAAALPRFTKSTSAATPVVDA; from the coding sequence ATGACGACAACCACTTCCTCCCGGCAGGCCGGGGCGACCGCGCTCTCGCCCCATGCCGCGGCCCGCGCCGGCGGGCTCCACCCGGTCGGGGTGTTCATCCTGCTGGCCGGAGCGTTCCTGCCGATCATGGACTTCTTCATCACCAACGTGGCCCTGCCCAGCATCGACGCCTCGCTGCACGCCTCGGCGTCGTCGCTGGAGCTGGTGATCGCCGGGTACGGCGTCGCGTACGCGACCCTGCTGGTCCTCGGTGGCCGTCTTGGCGACCGCTTCGGCCGTCGGCGCATCTTCCTCGGGGCGCTCGTGGGCTTCGTGCTGGCCTCCTTGGCCTGCGGCGTCGCCCCGGGCGTGGGGGCGCTGATCGCGGCCCGCATCGTCCAGGGCGCCACCGCCGCCCTCCTCATCCCCCAGGTGCTGGCGACCTTCCACCACGTCCTCGAAGGAGAGCGCAAGTCCCGAGCCGTCGCCCTGTACGGCGCCACCTCCGGAATAGCCGCCGTGGTCGGCCAGCTGGTGGGCGGTCTGCTGGTCAGCGCCGATGTGGCCGGCACCTCCTGGCGGCCGATCTTCCTGGTCAACGTGCCCATCGGGTTGGTGGTGCTGATCGTGGCGGCACGCATCGTGCCGGACACCCGCTCGCACCACCCGGTCGGCATCGACCTGCCCGGCACCGTGCTGTTCGCCGCCACCCTGACCGCCCTGCTGGTCCCGCTGACCGAGGGCCACTCCCTGGGCTGGCCCTGGTGGACCTGGCTGCTGCTCGCCGTCGCGGTCGTCCTGGGCGCCGCCACCTACGTCGTCGAGAAGCGCACCGAGCGGCGCGGCGAGGTCCCGTTGCTGCCGCCGTCCCTGCTGCGCCTGCCGTCGATGTCCCGCGGCCTGGTCATGGTCTTCGCCTTCAGCATCGGCTTCGGCGCCTTCATGTTCGTCTTCGCCCTCACCGTCCAGAACGGCCTGCACGCCGACGCCCTGCACAGCGGCCTGGCGATCCTGCCGATGGCCCTGCTCTTCTTCGCCGGCTCCCTGGTCGCGCCCCGCCTGATCACACGGTTCGGCCGGGCGGCGCTGTCCGCCGGCGCCGTCGTCCAACTCGCCGGACTGGTCTCGCTGGTGGCGATCCTGCTGGCGAACTGGCCGCACGTCAGCCTGCGGTCCATGGCCGTACCACTCGCCCTGGTCGGTGCCGGACAGTCGATCCTGTTCGCCGGCCTGTTCCGCAGCGTGCTCGCCGACGTCCCCACGCACCTGGCCGGCATCGGCAGCGGCGTACTGATCACCCTGCAGCAGAGCGGACTGGCTCTCGGTGTGGCCACCCTCGGCACCCTCTATCTGGCCCTGGCACCGCACAACGTCGCCCACGCGTTCGCCGGAGTCGAGTACGTGCAGATGGGCATCGTCGCCCTCCTCGCGGTCGGTGCCGCCGCCCTGCCGCGCTTCACCAAGTCCACGTCGGCCGCCACTCCCGTCGTCGACGCCTGA
- a CDS encoding sensor histidine kinase encodes MHDIVGPNLSVMVSVADGAATLAANRGERSAEALRILGDTGRQAMSELRRVLGVLREERDDVRMHSPQPGIGDLDPLLTRVRAAGVAVTYRTVGDLGSLGSGVQLTVYRIVQEALTNTLKHAGPGSTAEVTVAAEAGKVRIGVADTGTPPGTPVRTRPEGRTGSGDAGHGLVGIRQRAAMYGGAVNIGPRGTGHGWLVDVVLDVPSAPAPSASGDHLP; translated from the coding sequence ATGCACGACATCGTCGGCCCCAATCTCTCGGTCATGGTCAGTGTGGCCGACGGCGCCGCGACCCTCGCCGCCAACCGGGGCGAGCGGTCCGCCGAGGCCCTGCGCATCCTCGGCGACACCGGCCGCCAGGCCATGAGTGAACTGCGCCGGGTGCTGGGCGTCCTGCGCGAGGAGCGGGACGACGTGCGCATGCACAGCCCGCAGCCGGGGATCGGTGATCTGGATCCCTTGCTGACGCGGGTACGCGCAGCCGGTGTGGCGGTGACCTATCGGACCGTCGGCGACCTCGGCTCACTGGGCAGCGGCGTGCAGCTCACCGTCTATCGCATCGTGCAGGAAGCCCTGACCAACACGCTCAAGCACGCGGGCCCCGGCTCCACGGCCGAAGTCACCGTGGCGGCCGAGGCCGGCAAGGTGCGGATCGGGGTCGCCGACACCGGAACACCGCCGGGGACGCCCGTACGAACGCGGCCGGAAGGGCGTACCGGCTCAGGCGACGCCGGGCACGGCCTGGTCGGCATCCGCCAGCGCGCCGCCATGTACGGCGGCGCCGTCAACATCGGACCTCGCGGGACCGGACACGGCTGGCTCGTGGACGTCGTCCTGGACGTACCCTCCGCACCCGCCCCGTCGGCATCAGGAGACCACCTGCCATGA
- a CDS encoding cytochrome ubiquinol oxidase subunit I produces MSLLDLSRWQFVITVMFHMTFPAITVGLSIFLAVVYGLYWRTGRAVYLQMFRFWRRIFAVGFAIGVVAGAVITFQMGLNWGVYGAKTGPIIGPIIGMEVVTAFFVEAGFIGVLLYGDGRVRKGTMFVSTVMVSVGTVLSSTWIIAANSWMQTPAGFKVVHGQFEPTDWMRVIFNPSFIWRWPHMLAAVLISASFFVAGISAWYLVKGRAKGFARRSMSIALGIAALLMPVQLYLGDSVAGHELPYQLSKLEAIEGNWDNGDTGFVLFSIPDQQAARNIAELDIPCLGSYIAKDLTCKTAMPGLKLTPAADRPDMAATFWGFRVMFLAAVLMFGTAFAATVLRMRNRLWTARRFHRFVLWTTPVGILAILGGWVTAEAGRQPWIVFGQLRTSAAVSHLAPGEVLFSVIGFSALYLIMLVAYVAYIVRTMRIGPERHDPGRETPPENLPDTGLARDGVPQELPVQIGSREVAAR; encoded by the coding sequence ATGAGTCTTCTCGACTTGTCGCGATGGCAGTTCGTCATCACCGTCATGTTCCACATGACCTTCCCGGCGATCACCGTCGGCCTGTCGATCTTCCTGGCGGTCGTCTACGGCCTGTACTGGCGTACCGGCAGGGCCGTCTACCTGCAGATGTTCCGGTTCTGGCGGCGCATCTTCGCCGTCGGCTTCGCGATCGGTGTGGTCGCCGGCGCCGTCATCACCTTCCAGATGGGCCTCAACTGGGGCGTGTACGGCGCGAAGACGGGCCCCATCATCGGGCCGATCATCGGCATGGAGGTCGTGACCGCCTTCTTCGTCGAGGCAGGCTTCATCGGAGTCCTGCTCTACGGCGACGGCCGCGTCCGCAAGGGCACGATGTTCGTGTCCACCGTGATGGTGTCGGTCGGCACCGTCCTGTCGTCCACGTGGATCATCGCGGCGAACTCGTGGATGCAGACACCCGCCGGATTCAAGGTCGTCCACGGCCAGTTCGAGCCCACGGACTGGATGCGCGTCATCTTCAACCCGTCGTTCATCTGGCGCTGGCCGCACATGCTGGCCGCCGTACTGATCTCGGCGAGCTTCTTTGTCGCCGGGATCTCGGCCTGGTACCTGGTCAAGGGGCGCGCGAAGGGCTTCGCCCGCCGCTCGATGTCGATCGCGCTCGGGATCGCCGCGCTGCTGATGCCCGTTCAGCTCTACCTCGGCGACAGTGTGGCCGGGCACGAACTGCCCTACCAGCTTTCCAAGTTGGAGGCGATCGAAGGCAACTGGGACAACGGCGACACCGGGTTCGTCCTGTTCTCCATTCCGGACCAGCAAGCCGCGCGGAACATCGCCGAGCTCGACATCCCCTGCCTCGGCAGCTACATCGCCAAGGACCTGACCTGCAAGACGGCCATGCCCGGCCTGAAGCTCACACCGGCAGCCGACCGGCCCGACATGGCCGCGACCTTCTGGGGGTTTCGCGTCATGTTCCTGGCGGCCGTGCTGATGTTCGGCACGGCGTTCGCCGCCACGGTCCTGCGTATGCGCAACCGCCTGTGGACCGCGCGTCGCTTCCACCGGTTCGTCCTCTGGACGACACCGGTGGGGATCCTGGCCATCCTCGGAGGCTGGGTCACCGCCGAAGCGGGACGGCAGCCGTGGATCGTGTTCGGGCAGCTCCGCACCTCGGCCGCGGTGTCCCACCTGGCACCCGGCGAAGTCCTGTTCTCGGTGATCGGCTTCTCCGCGCTCTACCTGATCATGCTGGTCGCCTACGTCGCCTACATCGTCCGCACCATGCGCATCGGCCCGGAACGCCACGACCCCGGGCGGGAAACTCCACCGGAGAACCTGCCGGACACCGGCCTTGCCAGGGACGGCGTACCCCAGGAGCTTCCCGTACAGATCGGCTCCCGGGAGGTGGCGGCGCGATGA
- a CDS encoding sigma-70 family RNA polymerase sigma factor, which produces MTTAQPRDVLTGPRSARPDATQAEAELQARFEPALKFLDRLYSAALRMTGHPADAEDLVQETYARAYTSFHQFREGTNLKAWLYRILTTTFLNSRRSQRRRPQYDGTAEVADWRLARVESHTSTGLRTAESEALDHLPDADVEAALHAIREDFRIVVYLFDVEGFTVQEIADIMRTPVGTVLSRLHRGRRQLRSLLEGYAREHRIVPAGRFGSGERKRCGHA; this is translated from the coding sequence ATGACCACAGCACAACCCCGCGACGTGCTCACCGGGCCCCGTAGCGCGCGGCCGGACGCGACACAGGCCGAGGCGGAGCTCCAGGCCCGCTTCGAACCGGCCCTGAAGTTTCTCGACCGGCTCTACTCGGCCGCCCTGCGCATGACCGGCCATCCGGCCGACGCCGAGGACCTCGTCCAGGAGACGTACGCCAGGGCCTACACCTCGTTCCACCAGTTCCGCGAGGGCACGAATCTCAAGGCATGGCTGTACCGCATCCTCACCACCACCTTCCTCAACTCCCGCCGCAGCCAGCGGCGTCGGCCGCAGTACGACGGCACGGCGGAGGTGGCGGACTGGCGGCTGGCCCGTGTCGAGTCGCACACGTCCACGGGCCTGCGTACGGCCGAATCCGAGGCGCTCGACCACCTGCCCGACGCGGACGTCGAAGCGGCACTGCACGCCATCCGTGAGGACTTCCGGATCGTCGTGTACCTCTTCGACGTCGAGGGCTTCACCGTTCAGGAGATCGCAGACATCATGCGGACCCCCGTAGGCACGGTGCTGTCCCGACTGCACCGGGGGCGCAGGCAGTTGCGCTCGCTGCTGGAGGGCTACGCCCGCGAGCACAGGATCGTCCCGGCGGGCCGCTTCGGGAGCGGTGAGCGGAAGCGATGTGGCCACGCGTGA
- a CDS encoding MarR family winged helix-turn-helix transcriptional regulator yields MEDQAHQTGTTAGPDHDLRWAELADLVLIISREIQFRGYTDERAVPLSPSEGMVMRHLQREPAAPPSRIATATGLQRTNLSTVLGGLERKGLVERSADPGDGRGVTVHTTERGRTNYALVRREWAAAVSAAAGHDATHLDATLALLTAVETGLARNRPRTRAGRPTSGT; encoded by the coding sequence ATGGAGGACCAAGCGCACCAGACAGGCACGACCGCAGGACCGGACCACGACCTGCGGTGGGCCGAGCTGGCCGACCTCGTGCTGATCATCAGCCGCGAGATCCAGTTCCGCGGCTACACCGACGAGCGGGCCGTCCCGCTGTCACCGTCCGAGGGCATGGTGATGCGTCACCTGCAGCGCGAGCCCGCCGCCCCGCCCAGCCGCATCGCCACCGCGACCGGGCTGCAGCGCACCAACCTCTCCACCGTCCTGGGCGGGCTGGAGCGCAAGGGCCTGGTCGAGCGAAGCGCCGACCCGGGAGACGGCCGCGGGGTCACCGTCCACACCACCGAACGCGGACGCACCAACTACGCCCTCGTCCGCCGGGAATGGGCCGCGGCCGTCTCCGCGGCCGCCGGTCACGACGCCACACACCTCGACGCCACCCTCGCTCTGCTCACGGCCGTGGAAACCGGCCTGGCCAGGAACCGGCCCCGGACCCGCGCCGGACGTCCGACGTCAGGAACCTGA
- a CDS encoding ABC transporter ATP-binding protein/permease encodes MTTNEMYGMKGPSEPGAAGKPQDDDALLTVCAAPGRHWFRLSGTLRTLETLFTITRWGALAWTAQAAMDRARAHQTWGLVAFAVMSVLAVGADWAAGTLAERGARAVAAGLRRQLTGALLPTVGRISETGPAEAAWAMVDLADDVADFHAQTVPLRRSAPLSMLAVLAVTAAVHWPAAIVLVLTTALLPLNMRLAGLFAQDGADRQSAATRHLNAVVLDSFRGMRTLRELGAVGRRGRTLATAAEQLNKATMSVLRRAFLSGMIMDVVITFSIAVNATYIGLSLLGYMQVPHAPHLTLFTGLLVLLVCPMYFAPMRARASAFHLRERAMVASGAIHGIVEDTPTEVIPAARPPLTDPVGVSLTAVRFRHSGADHDTVNADAEFAPGSWTAITGASGSGKSTLLSLIAGLRRASAGSVRWQTSSVRQAPVLGGCAWVGQQTVLLDATVRDNIRLGRPDATEQQIRRAVEAAGLSAVIEGLPEGLNTRLGEGGWGVSTGEARRIAVARAFLRGARLWLLDEPTAHLDADSEREVVEALRRATDGCTVIVATHSFPLAAAADTVLAIDDGLLHDARPVNA; translated from the coding sequence ATGACGACGAATGAGATGTACGGGATGAAGGGGCCGAGTGAGCCGGGCGCCGCCGGAAAGCCGCAGGACGACGACGCGTTGCTCACCGTATGCGCCGCGCCGGGACGGCACTGGTTCCGCCTGTCGGGCACCCTCCGGACACTGGAGACGCTGTTCACGATCACCCGCTGGGGCGCCCTGGCATGGACGGCCCAGGCAGCGATGGACCGGGCCAGGGCGCACCAGACGTGGGGCCTGGTGGCCTTCGCCGTCATGAGCGTGCTGGCGGTGGGCGCCGACTGGGCGGCGGGCACGCTCGCCGAGCGGGGCGCACGTGCCGTCGCGGCCGGACTGCGGCGGCAGTTGACGGGCGCTCTGCTGCCGACCGTCGGGCGGATCAGCGAGACCGGCCCGGCCGAGGCCGCGTGGGCGATGGTCGACCTGGCCGACGACGTCGCCGACTTCCACGCGCAGACCGTGCCCCTGCGCCGGTCGGCACCGCTGTCCATGCTCGCCGTACTGGCGGTCACGGCCGCGGTGCACTGGCCGGCTGCGATCGTGCTCGTCCTGACCACCGCGCTGCTGCCCCTCAACATGCGCCTGGCGGGCCTGTTCGCGCAGGACGGCGCGGACCGGCAGTCGGCCGCGACCCGGCACCTGAACGCCGTCGTCCTCGACAGCTTCCGCGGCATGCGGACCCTGCGCGAGCTCGGCGCGGTCGGCCGACGCGGCCGAACCCTGGCCACGGCCGCCGAGCAGCTGAACAAGGCGACGATGAGCGTGCTGCGCCGGGCCTTCCTGTCCGGGATGATCATGGACGTCGTCATTACGTTCTCCATAGCGGTGAACGCCACGTACATCGGCCTGTCGCTGCTCGGCTATATGCAGGTGCCGCACGCCCCGCACCTCACGCTCTTCACCGGTCTGCTGGTGCTGCTCGTCTGTCCGATGTACTTCGCCCCGATGCGGGCCAGGGCCTCAGCCTTCCATCTGCGGGAACGCGCGATGGTTGCGTCCGGCGCCATCCACGGCATCGTCGAGGACACCCCCACTGAGGTGATCCCGGCGGCCCGTCCGCCGCTGACCGACCCGGTCGGTGTGTCGCTGACAGCGGTCCGGTTCCGCCACAGCGGCGCCGACCACGACACCGTCAACGCGGACGCCGAGTTCGCACCGGGCAGCTGGACGGCGATCACCGGTGCCTCCGGTTCCGGGAAGAGCACGCTGCTGTCGCTGATCGCCGGCTTGCGCCGGGCGTCGGCCGGCTCGGTCCGGTGGCAGACCTCGTCCGTACGGCAGGCGCCGGTACTCGGCGGATGCGCCTGGGTCGGACAGCAGACCGTGCTGCTCGACGCGACCGTCCGCGACAACATCCGCCTCGGCCGCCCGGATGCCACCGAGCAGCAGATCCGCAGAGCCGTCGAAGCCGCCGGGCTCAGCGCCGTGATCGAAGGTCTCCCCGAGGGACTGAACACCCGTCTAGGTGAGGGCGGTTGGGGTGTGTCGACCGGTGAGGCCCGCCGGATCGCCGTAGCCCGCGCCTTTCTGCGCGGAGCCCGGCTCTGGCTGCTCGACGAGCCGACCGCCCACCTCGACGCGGACAGTGAACGCGAGGTCGTCGAGGCCCTGCGGCGGGCCACCGACGGCTGCACGGTCATCGTCGCCACCCACTCCTTCCCGCTGGCCGCAGCGGCCGACACCGTGCTCGCGATCGACGACGGCCTCCTGCACGACGCGAGGCCGGTGAACGCGTGA
- a CDS encoding ATP-binding cassette domain-containing protein: protein MSSSRSPNNRGGRARSLAAGGLVLAVVAELSSVGLLGLSGWFISACAVAGAATFSSFSYIAPSGGVRAFALARVAGNYSKRLVLHAAALRRVATARAGLFDRAAGADRAQADGLWSGELLDRSMADADSAGMALIECTTPVAVTAALTVAAVLAVEVSTSIVPAAVLAAGVVVMAVIAHRTPGTAREAEQHTRKALRAELVTAVDAWTELASLGAAEQLAARTTARFTRLDAAREAAGRRRYRTRLVNGLIGTATLTATAAIGTGSAPDAPTFVFVALLSLGVLAQAEQLATATEARATAKAAHRRLTASAPNSASDTAVPEIRSWSTEHGIGFADYPLPPMALRPGRVLGATVPRGAMLVVTGRSGSGKSTLLRALASSLRQATEGRGGRPAVVAVAADDHLFTGTLGSNWRLADTALTDDEIDERLAQLRLNDSGLTVTTPVGPGGRQLSGGELRRVYLGRALARHPYVLIVDEPTTGLDERTARHVLGILQNLPDTTVVLALHDVPASLELSGHVTQLPLDHRGP from the coding sequence ATGAGCAGCAGCCGTAGCCCGAACAACCGTGGTGGGAGGGCGCGTTCCCTTGCGGCGGGCGGGTTGGTGCTCGCGGTCGTCGCCGAACTGTCCTCCGTCGGACTGCTCGGGCTCTCGGGCTGGTTCATCAGCGCCTGCGCCGTCGCCGGGGCGGCCACCTTCAGCTCGTTCTCCTACATCGCCCCCAGCGGCGGTGTGCGCGCGTTCGCCCTGGCCCGCGTCGCCGGCAACTACAGCAAGCGTCTGGTCCTGCACGCCGCCGCTCTGCGCCGGGTCGCCACCGCTCGGGCCGGTCTGTTCGACCGTGCCGCAGGCGCCGACCGGGCACAGGCGGACGGCCTGTGGTCGGGTGAACTGCTCGACCGCAGCATGGCCGACGCCGACAGCGCCGGGATGGCGCTGATCGAGTGCACAACCCCCGTCGCCGTCACCGCCGCGCTGACCGTCGCTGCCGTCCTCGCCGTAGAGGTGTCCACGTCCATCGTGCCGGCAGCCGTACTCGCGGCCGGTGTCGTCGTCATGGCGGTGATCGCCCACCGTACGCCCGGCACCGCACGCGAAGCCGAGCAGCACACCCGCAAGGCGCTGCGCGCCGAACTCGTCACCGCTGTCGACGCATGGACGGAGCTGGCATCGCTCGGCGCCGCCGAGCAGCTTGCGGCGCGTACGACGGCGAGGTTCACCCGACTCGACGCCGCACGGGAAGCGGCCGGTCGGCGCAGGTACCGGACCAGGCTGGTCAACGGCCTGATCGGCACGGCCACGCTGACCGCCACGGCCGCCATCGGGACCGGCAGCGCACCGGACGCCCCCACGTTCGTGTTCGTCGCCCTGCTGTCCCTCGGCGTGCTGGCCCAGGCCGAGCAACTGGCGACCGCCACCGAAGCCCGAGCCACCGCGAAGGCCGCACACCGCAGGCTCACGGCAAGCGCGCCGAACAGCGCGAGCGACACCGCCGTTCCGGAGATACGGTCATGGTCCACCGAGCACGGCATCGGCTTCGCCGACTACCCTCTTCCGCCGATGGCCCTCCGGCCCGGGCGTGTCCTCGGCGCCACCGTGCCCCGGGGCGCGATGCTCGTCGTCACCGGCCGCTCCGGCAGCGGCAAGAGCACTCTGCTCCGAGCCCTCGCCTCGTCGCTCCGGCAAGCGACCGAAGGCCGCGGCGGCCGACCCGCTGTCGTGGCCGTCGCCGCAGACGACCACCTCTTCACCGGCACACTCGGATCCAACTGGCGCCTCGCCGACACCGCTCTGACCGACGACGAGATCGACGAACGCCTCGCCCAACTGCGGCTGAACGACAGCGGACTGACCGTCACAACCCCCGTCGGCCCCGGCGGGAGACAGCTCTCGGGCGGGGAGCTCCGCCGGGTCTACCTGGGCCGGGCCCTGGCCCGCCACCCGTACGTCCTGATCGTCGACGAACCGACCACGGGCCTGGACGAGCGAACCGCCCGACACGTACTCGGCATCCTCCAGAACCTGCCCGACACCACCGTCGTCCTCGCCCTGCACGACGTACCGGCGAGTCTCGAGCTGTCCGGGCACGTGACGCAGCTGCCGCTCGACCACAGGGGACCGTAA
- a CDS encoding cytochrome d ubiquinol oxidase subunit II, with protein sequence MTTTLWAATVLVCLLMYVVLDGYDLGVGVATLFERDPAHRRHMLESVAVGWDGNETWLILLGVALWAGFPLAFGTLLPHAYLPMTVLLFSLVVRGVSVEMASQTPPAPHWTNAFGVASLLAAFAQGFALGTLTSAVHLRGDVYTGSAFGAFSWFCVLSGLTVTAAYTALGYAYTKHKSSGSLRESAGRRGVVATVAGGVLLVLVLVTVDTTAAPLNLDSPGRAFAFAVLLLFAAGGAATSLVTFPWKRQSGAADTLPLGGLVIATVSVFLALGVARYPVLLPPGLTVDSAAGPHSTMVFILVGIGLNMPPVLAYNVFAHRAFAGKHDTAGAHS encoded by the coding sequence ATGACCACCACCCTCTGGGCGGCGACCGTCCTCGTCTGTCTCCTGATGTACGTCGTGCTCGACGGCTACGACCTCGGAGTCGGCGTCGCCACCCTCTTCGAACGCGACCCCGCACACCGGCGGCACATGCTGGAGTCCGTCGCGGTGGGCTGGGACGGCAACGAGACCTGGCTCATCCTGCTCGGCGTCGCGCTCTGGGCGGGCTTCCCCCTGGCCTTCGGCACACTCCTGCCGCACGCCTACCTGCCGATGACCGTGCTGCTCTTCTCCCTCGTCGTGCGCGGCGTGAGTGTCGAGATGGCGTCCCAGACGCCGCCCGCTCCCCACTGGACCAACGCCTTCGGCGTGGCGTCGCTGCTGGCCGCGTTCGCACAGGGCTTCGCCCTGGGGACCCTGACCTCGGCAGTACATCTGCGCGGTGACGTCTACACCGGGTCGGCCTTCGGGGCCTTCAGCTGGTTCTGCGTGCTGTCAGGGCTCACTGTCACGGCCGCGTACACCGCTCTCGGCTACGCCTACACCAAGCACAAGTCGTCCGGGTCGCTGCGAGAGTCGGCGGGACGGCGAGGTGTGGTCGCCACGGTGGCCGGGGGAGTGCTGCTGGTTCTCGTCCTCGTCACTGTCGACACCACCGCGGCACCGCTGAACCTCGACAGCCCGGGGCGCGCCTTCGCGTTCGCCGTCCTGCTGCTGTTCGCCGCCGGGGGAGCGGCCACCTCACTCGTCACGTTTCCCTGGAAGCGGCAGTCCGGGGCGGCGGACACCCTGCCGCTCGGCGGGCTCGTGATCGCCACGGTGTCCGTGTTCCTCGCCCTCGGCGTCGCCCGCTACCCGGTGCTCCTACCGCCGGGTCTCACCGTCGACAGCGCGGCCGGCCCGCACTCCACGATGGTGTTCATCCTGGTGGGCATCGGCCTGAACATGCCACCGGTGCTGGCCTACAACGTGTTCGCCCACCGGGCCTTCGCCGGAAAGCACGACACCGCAGGAGCGCACTCATGA